A region of Alkalispirochaeta americana DNA encodes the following proteins:
- a CDS encoding ABC transporter permease, with translation MFTLEFLTNLLSATVRLSTPITLAAIGATICERSGIVNIAMEGIMVVGAFFAAIVAYTTGSPWLGLLAGVLFGGVYSLLHAFATVTLHMDHVVSGAVMNVLAFGITRFLMVLIVGHPGTTPSIPRGLGRYRLAVPVLSEIPLIGRAFFAQTPIVYMGFVLVALLTWFLFKTKTGLHIRAAGEHPLALETIGVSVYKMRYLGVFISGLASGLAGAYLSIEANVSFTEGMSAGRGFIALAAMISGGWHPVGAFLAALFFGFADALQMRFQVLRVVNLPGELFIIFPYLVTVIAVAGLVRRSRPPRAVGKDFMIERSED, from the coding sequence ATGTTTACCCTTGAGTTTCTTACCAATTTGCTTTCGGCCACGGTGCGCCTCTCCACGCCCATTACCCTGGCGGCCATTGGGGCCACCATCTGCGAGCGTTCGGGGATCGTCAATATCGCCATGGAGGGGATCATGGTGGTGGGGGCCTTTTTTGCGGCTATTGTGGCTTATACCACGGGAAGCCCCTGGCTGGGGCTCCTGGCGGGTGTTCTCTTTGGAGGGGTCTATAGCCTGCTCCATGCCTTTGCCACGGTGACGCTTCACATGGATCATGTGGTGAGCGGGGCGGTGATGAACGTTCTGGCCTTCGGGATAACCCGGTTTCTTATGGTGCTGATCGTGGGACACCCCGGAACAACCCCCTCCATTCCCCGGGGGCTCGGGCGCTACCGCCTGGCGGTGCCGGTTCTTTCGGAGATTCCCCTGATAGGCCGGGCTTTCTTTGCCCAGACGCCCATTGTGTATATGGGGTTCGTTCTGGTGGCGCTTCTTACGTGGTTTCTCTTCAAGACCAAGACGGGGCTCCATATCCGTGCTGCCGGGGAACACCCGCTGGCGCTGGAGACGATCGGGGTCTCGGTCTACAAGATGCGCTATCTGGGGGTCTTTATCAGCGGTCTTGCCAGCGGGTTGGCCGGGGCGTACCTCTCTATCGAGGCCAACGTGAGCTTCACCGAGGGGATGAGCGCCGGTCGGGGATTTATTGCCCTGGCCGCGATGATCTCCGGGGGCTGGCACCCCGTGGGGGCTTTCCTGGCGGCGCTTTTCTTCGGCTTTGCCGACGCCTTGCAGATGCGCTTTCAGGTATTGCGGGTGGTGAATCTCCCGGGAGAGCTTTTTATCATCTTCCCCTATCTGGTAACGGTGATCGCCGTGGCCGGGCTGGTTCGGCGCAGCCGGCCGCCCCGGGCTGTGGGAAAGGATTTCATGATCGAGCGGAGCGAAGATTAA
- a CDS encoding BMP family lipoprotein: MKKTMLMLTLLVVAGALVFAGGRPEADPDRRIAAMATDVGGLGDQSFNDGAYQGLLLGAPYGFEARVVESNQQTDYIPNLSGLAEDGAEIVFAVGFLMEDAVKEAARMHPDTLFGGIDIGGDDDLPNFQGILYREEQSGYLAGVLAGLMTKDHADAIPRLRPDHNVVGAVLGMLVPPVERFEVGFIQGVKSVNPDATVLSVTAGSFVDQAGGREAALAMIEQGADIVFQAAGLTGLGVIQAADEEGVLAIGVDIDQNHVAPDAVLTSAIKKIPESVEVVLRSIAEGTFQGGTVSYGLAEDATGLAPFHGFDSMIPQEVKDALEAARQGILDGSIEIATSRSQIQHLMD; the protein is encoded by the coding sequence ATGAAGAAAACGATGCTGATGCTGACGCTCCTGGTTGTAGCCGGGGCGCTTGTTTTTGCCGGAGGACGGCCCGAGGCCGATCCTGATCGAAGAATAGCCGCCATGGCCACCGATGTGGGCGGCTTGGGAGACCAGAGTTTCAACGATGGCGCCTATCAGGGGTTGCTTCTGGGAGCTCCCTACGGGTTCGAGGCGCGGGTTGTCGAGAGCAACCAGCAGACCGACTATATTCCCAACCTGAGCGGTCTGGCCGAGGACGGAGCCGAGATCGTCTTTGCCGTGGGATTTCTCATGGAGGATGCCGTAAAAGAGGCTGCCCGGATGCACCCCGATACCCTCTTTGGAGGGATTGATATCGGCGGCGACGACGATCTGCCCAACTTCCAGGGAATTCTCTACCGGGAAGAGCAGAGCGGATACCTGGCCGGTGTTCTGGCAGGGCTCATGACCAAAGACCATGCCGATGCGATCCCCCGGTTGCGCCCGGACCACAACGTGGTTGGTGCGGTTCTGGGAATGCTGGTTCCCCCGGTTGAACGATTTGAGGTTGGCTTTATCCAGGGCGTAAAATCCGTGAACCCCGATGCAACGGTTCTGTCTGTTACGGCTGGTTCCTTTGTTGACCAGGCCGGTGGCCGCGAGGCTGCCCTGGCCATGATCGAGCAGGGGGCTGACATCGTCTTCCAGGCTGCGGGGCTCACCGGTCTGGGTGTGATTCAGGCCGCCGACGAGGAGGGCGTGCTCGCCATCGGTGTTGATATCGATCAAAACCACGTGGCTCCCGATGCGGTCCTCACCAGCGCCATCAAGAAGATCCCCGAGTCTGTCGAGGTTGTCCTGCGCAGTATTGCCGAGGGAACCTTCCAGGGCGGAACCGTGAGTTACGGTCTTGCCGAGGACGCCACGGGGCTGGCACCCTTTCACGGGTTTGATTCCATGATTCCCCAGGAAGTAAAAGACGCCCTCGAGGCTGCCCGCCAGGGAATCCTGGACGGCTCCATCGAGATTGCAACGTCCCGCTCCCAGATCCAGCACCTGATGGATTAA
- a CDS encoding adenosylhomocysteinase: MNTERSPGTRRSMPDDILRNPALAAEGHRKIEWVRRNMPVLRSLEERFSREQPFAGIRAAVSVHLEAKTAYLALVMAAGGAQVSVTGSNPLSTKDDVVAALQELGLHVYAWHGATPQEFEEHQLTALRIAPHVVIDDGGDLVHHLHEGAREFSRDTLGGCEETTAGVLRNRARSVAGKLRFPVIAVNNAQMKHLFDNRYGTGHSTMDALMRTTNRVLTGATLVVAGYGWCGRGIASCAAGLGARVIVCEVDEVKALEAVMDGYRVMPLGPLEEGGACAAREGDFFVTATGVCDVITPREVACMKDGAVLANAGHFYDEIDLEGLAAMAGEVQEVRENLTGYRLEDGRWINLIAQGKIVNIAAADGHPAEIMDTSFAVQALSAEYVVLSARGGTPLPPEVIPVPAAIDQGVARLLLAARGIRHDTLTAAQQAYLDDFNK; this comes from the coding sequence ATGAATACCGAACGATCCCCGGGTACCAGACGATCCATGCCCGACGATATCCTGCGTAATCCGGCCCTTGCTGCCGAAGGGCATCGAAAAATTGAATGGGTTCGGCGCAATATGCCCGTTCTCCGGAGCCTGGAAGAGCGCTTTTCCCGGGAGCAGCCCTTTGCGGGCATCCGCGCCGCCGTAAGTGTGCATCTGGAGGCAAAAACGGCGTATCTTGCCCTGGTGATGGCCGCCGGCGGAGCCCAGGTATCGGTTACGGGGAGCAACCCTCTCTCTACCAAGGACGATGTGGTGGCGGCGCTTCAGGAGCTGGGGCTCCATGTCTATGCCTGGCACGGGGCCACACCGCAGGAGTTCGAGGAGCATCAGCTTACGGCCCTGAGGATCGCTCCGCATGTGGTGATCGACGACGGCGGGGATCTGGTTCACCATCTTCACGAGGGTGCCCGGGAGTTCTCCCGTGATACCCTGGGGGGGTGCGAGGAGACCACCGCCGGGGTGTTGCGAAACCGGGCCCGTTCTGTGGCGGGGAAGCTGCGGTTTCCCGTGATCGCCGTGAACAACGCCCAGATGAAGCATCTCTTTGACAACCGCTACGGCACGGGCCACAGCACAATGGACGCCCTGATGCGGACCACCAACCGGGTCCTCACCGGTGCAACCCTGGTGGTGGCCGGCTATGGCTGGTGTGGTCGGGGGATCGCCTCCTGCGCAGCCGGGTTGGGTGCCCGGGTTATTGTCTGCGAGGTGGACGAGGTGAAGGCTCTGGAAGCGGTAATGGACGGCTACCGGGTGATGCCTCTGGGGCCGCTTGAGGAGGGGGGCGCCTGCGCGGCCCGGGAGGGTGATTTCTTTGTGACCGCCACGGGTGTCTGCGATGTGATTACTCCCCGGGAGGTGGCCTGCATGAAGGATGGAGCGGTTCTTGCCAACGCCGGGCACTTCTACGACGAGATCGATCTTGAGGGGCTTGCTGCCATGGCCGGAGAGGTTCAGGAGGTGCGGGAGAACCTCACGGGCTATCGCCTGGAGGACGGGCGGTGGATCAACCTGATCGCCCAGGGCAAGATTGTGAACATCGCCGCCGCCGATGGCCATCCGGCAGAGATCATGGACACCAGTTTTGCCGTGCAGGCTCTGAGCGCCGAGTATGTGGTGCTCTCTGCGAGGGGAGGAACTCCCTTGCCGCCGGAGGTGATTCCCGTGCCTGCCGCGATAGATCAGGGTGTTGCCCGGCTTCTTCTGGCTGCCCGGGGAATCCGCCACGATACGCTCACGGCGGCGCAGCAGGCCTACCTGGACGATTTCAACAAGTGA
- a CDS encoding ABC transporter ATP-binding protein — MIRFETVEKDYGDVKALRGVSFEVPCGGIVGLLGPNGAGKTTALRIMTGFLEPTAGQVFLDDQPFTPDSVEARRRIGYLPESAPLYGDMFAWDYLVYEARLHGLDPSERVPQVVRQVGLASHVHKPIRELSKGYRQRVGLAHALLHDPEILVLDEPTSGLDPNQILEVRALIRRIAETKTVILSTHIMQEVAALCRRVVVIHQGQVRFQGLLEDFSLGGGVTGGMPVRMVLAGIDPVVLLKRLEAIPGVERVELLEPGRDGIGVYPDPSAVIVRVFPRAGLEVRPELAREALSSELYEIVQEQSSLEDVFHALTREVHHG; from the coding sequence ATGATACGCTTCGAAACGGTTGAGAAGGATTACGGTGATGTAAAGGCCCTGCGGGGGGTCTCCTTCGAGGTCCCTTGCGGGGGCATTGTAGGTTTGCTGGGGCCGAATGGTGCGGGCAAGACCACGGCCCTGCGCATTATGACAGGTTTTCTGGAACCCACGGCAGGGCAGGTTTTCCTGGACGATCAGCCCTTTACTCCCGATTCCGTGGAGGCTCGACGCAGGATCGGTTATCTTCCCGAGTCGGCTCCGCTCTACGGGGATATGTTCGCCTGGGATTATCTGGTCTACGAAGCCCGGCTCCACGGGCTTGATCCCTCGGAACGGGTCCCGCAGGTGGTTCGTCAGGTGGGTCTTGCCAGCCACGTCCACAAGCCGATCCGGGAGCTCTCCAAGGGGTATCGGCAGCGGGTCGGGCTGGCCCACGCCTTGTTGCACGATCCCGAGATTCTGGTTCTGGACGAGCCGACCAGCGGCCTCGATCCAAACCAGATTCTGGAGGTTCGCGCCCTGATTCGGCGGATCGCCGAGACCAAGACGGTAATTCTTTCTACCCATATCATGCAGGAAGTGGCGGCCCTCTGCCGCCGGGTGGTGGTGATTCACCAGGGACAGGTGCGCTTCCAGGGGCTGCTGGAAGATTTCTCTCTGGGCGGTGGCGTCACCGGGGGAATGCCCGTCAGGATGGTTCTGGCCGGGATCGATCCGGTGGTGCTGCTAAAGCGCCTTGAGGCGATTCCCGGGGTTGAGCGGGTTGAGTTGCTGGAACCGGGCAGGGACGGAATTGGGGTCTATCCCGATCCCTCAGCGGTGATTGTGCGGGTTTTTCCCCGGGCGGGGTTGGAGGTTCGGCCCGAGCTGGCCCGGGAGGCGCTTTCCAGCGAGCTCTACGAGATAGTGCAGGAACAATCGTCTCTGGAGGATGTCTTCCATGCCCTGACCAGGGAGGTTCATCATGGATAA
- a CDS encoding ABC transporter permease, with translation MDKRVRALLRRELAGYFQSPVAYVVAVVFLGASAALFFSTFFLVQRLEMRQFFSLLPLLLALLMPALAMRLVAEERRRGTWEVLATLPVGMVRIVAAKFCALWITGAALLVPTLVFVFSVQLLGRLDPGPVIGGYLGAVLLAGVYGAVGLWASAISRTETVALVTGSVVTLVLALAEFFLVLLPGGVVPVVQYAGTTYHFSGFTRGVVDSRSLVYFFSLILFFLVLAHHRLVRER, from the coding sequence ATGGATAAACGGGTGCGGGCGCTTCTTCGGCGCGAACTGGCCGGGTATTTTCAGTCTCCCGTGGCCTATGTGGTGGCAGTGGTCTTTCTGGGTGCCTCGGCGGCGCTCTTTTTTTCCACCTTCTTTCTGGTGCAGCGGCTGGAGATGCGCCAGTTCTTTTCGCTCTTGCCCCTGCTTCTGGCGTTGCTGATGCCGGCTCTGGCCATGCGGCTTGTGGCCGAGGAGCGGCGGCGCGGGACCTGGGAGGTCTTGGCCACGTTGCCCGTGGGGATGGTCCGGATTGTGGCGGCCAAGTTCTGTGCGCTCTGGATCACCGGTGCGGCTCTCCTGGTGCCTACCCTGGTCTTTGTTTTTTCGGTGCAGCTTCTGGGCCGCCTCGATCCGGGGCCGGTGATCGGAGGCTATCTGGGGGCGGTGCTTCTGGCCGGTGTCTACGGGGCCGTGGGGCTCTGGGCGTCGGCGATATCGCGAACCGAGACGGTGGCGCTGGTGACGGGCTCGGTGGTGACGCTGGTGCTTGCTTTGGCCGAGTTTTTCCTGGTGCTTCTTCCCGGGGGGGTGGTGCCGGTGGTTCAGTATGCGGGAACAACCTACCATTTCTCGGGGTTCACCCGGGGTGTGGTTGATTCCCGGTCGCTGGTCTATTTTTTCAGCCTGATCCTCTTTTTCCTGGTTCTGGCTCATCATCGATTGGTGCGGGAGCGATAG
- a CDS encoding Gldg family protein, producing MGNSTRYRATIHLVLITAILVVLNLVSSNAFFRLDLTSSGAYSLSPLTRETLARAEDPLRVRIFYTDRVPPPYNGVRQYLLDLLREYETLGGRSFSYEVVDVSSPEGRAAAREYGLEQVEIQEVRSDEFQSRAVFLGAVVLYGSALEKVDHISRSDGLEYLLTSAMERAISRVDALAGLTEPVKMRALLSADLERYRIQGLEDLPRQLEDIFHRINRDSYDRLTYELSRPRDDQGRLEVQFIQGDRLQTVPLQVYAELFGGYSLDDPQDIEESLRWGLRSLVAANPRVGYSVGFGERDLQDHRQGAGALTLLLENRYDLVPLDLSEGEIPPDIDTLVVNGPREEFSRQALYRLDQFVMRGGRLMVFLDRHYQQMPSQQEMLFGAQPQWVEIETGLEKVLAHYGLELTSGFVLDEESFVASAQGGRQKIYQAPVLRGDSLNRDSVITRALEDVIVLNAQEIGVPRADDALAGRRVTPLLQSSPRSWTVDDPSLAGPGIQGVPPGETPDRRVLAALLEGEIPSFFQAPPEDLVSGEDLVSGEDLVSGEDQEPGAGAFPERFRGSSGSGGAVLLVSSSELTTAQLLDPQNRTPNGTFVLNALDYLKDQPGRAELRSKGLTVPRLHIASPVLPGMIRWFNLLVVPALVVLLGLVVRSRRRARSRALEAFFSDEEVSS from the coding sequence ATGGGAAACTCAACAAGATACCGAGCAACGATACACCTCGTGCTGATTACGGCAATTCTGGTGGTGCTCAATCTGGTGAGCTCCAATGCTTTTTTTCGCCTGGATCTCACCTCGAGCGGTGCCTACAGTCTCTCGCCGCTGACGCGGGAGACCCTGGCCCGGGCCGAGGATCCCCTGCGGGTGCGGATCTTTTACACCGATCGGGTGCCGCCACCCTATAACGGGGTGCGCCAGTATCTCCTGGACCTCCTGCGGGAGTATGAGACCCTGGGAGGGCGCTCCTTCAGTTACGAGGTGGTGGATGTCTCCTCTCCCGAGGGGCGCGCTGCTGCCCGGGAGTACGGTCTGGAGCAGGTGGAGATCCAGGAGGTTCGCTCCGACGAGTTTCAGTCCCGGGCGGTTTTTCTGGGAGCGGTGGTGCTCTACGGAAGCGCTCTGGAGAAGGTCGATCATATTTCCCGGAGTGATGGTCTTGAGTATCTCCTCACCTCGGCCATGGAGCGGGCGATCTCCCGGGTTGATGCCTTGGCGGGGCTCACGGAGCCGGTGAAGATGAGGGCTCTTCTCTCGGCCGATCTGGAACGGTACCGGATTCAGGGGCTTGAGGATCTTCCCCGTCAGCTGGAGGATATCTTCCATCGGATCAACCGCGATTCCTACGATCGTCTGACCTACGAGCTGTCCCGGCCCCGGGACGACCAGGGGCGTCTTGAGGTGCAGTTTATCCAGGGGGATCGCCTTCAGACCGTTCCCCTCCAGGTCTATGCGGAGCTTTTTGGAGGCTACTCGCTGGATGATCCCCAGGATATAGAGGAATCCCTGCGCTGGGGGTTGCGGTCGCTGGTGGCGGCCAACCCCCGGGTGGGGTATTCCGTGGGGTTTGGCGAGCGGGATCTTCAGGATCACCGTCAGGGAGCGGGGGCGCTGACGCTCCTCCTCGAGAACCGCTACGATCTGGTTCCGCTGGATCTCTCGGAGGGGGAGATTCCCCCCGATATCGATACCCTGGTGGTGAACGGTCCCCGTGAGGAGTTTTCCCGGCAGGCCCTGTACCGTCTGGATCAGTTTGTGATGCGCGGCGGCCGGCTTATGGTTTTTCTGGATCGTCACTATCAGCAGATGCCGTCCCAGCAGGAGATGCTCTTTGGGGCGCAGCCCCAGTGGGTTGAGATCGAGACGGGGCTGGAGAAGGTCCTGGCCCATTACGGACTGGAGCTGACCTCGGGGTTTGTTCTGGATGAGGAGAGTTTTGTCGCTTCGGCCCAGGGGGGGCGACAGAAGATCTATCAGGCCCCGGTGCTCCGGGGGGATTCCCTGAACAGGGATTCCGTGATCACCCGGGCTCTGGAGGACGTGATTGTCCTGAACGCTCAGGAGATCGGGGTTCCCCGGGCAGACGATGCCCTGGCGGGGCGCCGGGTGACTCCCTTGCTGCAGTCGTCTCCCCGGAGTTGGACCGTGGATGATCCCTCGCTGGCCGGGCCGGGGATCCAGGGGGTTCCTCCGGGCGAGACGCCGGACCGGCGTGTTCTGGCTGCGCTTCTGGAAGGGGAGATCCCCTCTTTTTTCCAGGCTCCTCCGGAAGATCTGGTATCCGGGGAAGATCTGGTATCCGGAGAAGACTTGGTATCCGGGGAAGATCAGGAACCCGGTGCCGGGGCCTTTCCGGAACGGTTTCGCGGGAGCTCCGGTTCCGGGGGGGCGGTTTTGCTGGTGAGTTCCTCGGAGCTTACCACGGCGCAGCTTCTGGATCCGCAGAACCGCACGCCCAACGGAACCTTTGTGCTGAACGCCCTGGATTATCTGAAGGATCAACCGGGCCGGGCAGAGTTGCGCAGCAAGGGTCTGACCGTTCCCCGGTTGCATATCGCCTCGCCGGTTCTTCCCGGAATGATTCGCTGGTTCAATCTGCTGGTGGTGCCGGCTCTGGTGGTTCTTCTGGGATTGGTGGTGCGCTCACGCCGGCGTGCCCGAAGCAGAGCCCTGGAGGCGTTCTTTTCTGATGAGGAGGTCTCGTCATGA
- a CDS encoding DUF4340 domain-containing protein: MTHDSTRDTPQGDTPQGDPPADPPRTVLAALKARFRAVPRSTRIYTALLVVLLIVFAMQQLEREAANTLEAPGLASEVVRIDLEVRGRALTLERDAGADLWRVGPQGFRGDSSAVEALLQAVRDLSRLEVVSARGRFEAYGLTGDARRSVALYDSQGREFLLELGYSAQAGGSVYGRVNSGREVVRLPRALHNRVSADADDFRDSLVARVPEGTVRSVELRAPGMEPVRVTPRDDQGAQEGDRAWQASREVDPGRVRDLFQELRLLSALSFVPEEELRELEAGEPFAEVVVAVTGGEEIVLELFPPRGDSRDGRLVPARVTGEEYPFFLPEWRVRRLLLGIEEYLRPFTVQDTSGIS, translated from the coding sequence ATGACACACGATAGCACGCGCGATACTCCACAGGGCGATACCCCACAGGGCGATCCTCCGGCCGATCCCCCGAGAACCGTCCTGGCGGCTCTGAAGGCGCGGTTTCGGGCGGTTCCCCGGTCTACCCGGATTTACACGGCCCTTCTTGTGGTATTGCTGATCGTCTTTGCCATGCAACAGCTGGAGCGGGAGGCTGCCAACACGCTGGAGGCACCGGGCCTCGCTTCGGAGGTTGTCCGGATTGACCTGGAGGTGCGGGGCCGAGCCCTCACCCTGGAGCGGGATGCCGGGGCCGATCTCTGGCGGGTGGGGCCCCAGGGGTTTCGGGGCGATTCTTCGGCGGTGGAGGCCCTTCTTCAGGCGGTGCGCGATCTCTCGCGGCTGGAGGTGGTCTCTGCCAGGGGGCGTTTTGAGGCCTACGGTCTCACCGGTGATGCCCGGCGGAGCGTCGCCTTGTATGACAGCCAGGGCAGGGAGTTTCTTCTGGAGCTGGGCTATTCCGCCCAGGCTGGCGGGTCTGTCTACGGGCGAGTAAACTCCGGCCGGGAGGTGGTGCGCCTGCCCCGGGCCTTGCACAACCGGGTGAGCGCCGACGCCGATGATTTTCGCGATTCTCTGGTGGCCCGTGTTCCCGAGGGGACGGTGCGGTCCGTGGAACTCCGTGCCCCGGGGATGGAGCCGGTGCGGGTGACTCCCCGCGATGATCAGGGTGCTCAGGAGGGGGATCGTGCCTGGCAGGCTTCCCGGGAGGTCGATCCGGGCCGTGTGCGGGATCTTTTTCAGGAGCTGCGTCTGCTGAGCGCCCTTTCCTTTGTCCCCGAGGAGGAACTCCGGGAACTGGAGGCGGGTGAGCCCTTTGCCGAGGTGGTGGTTGCCGTGACCGGGGGCGAGGAGATTGTGCTGGAGCTTTTCCCCCCTCGGGGGGATTCCCGTGATGGCCGTCTTGTTCCGGCCCGTGTGACCGGTGAGGAGTATCCCTTCTTTTTGCCCGAGTGGCGGGTGCGACGTCTCCTTTTGGGGATTGAGGAGTACCTGCGTCCCTTCACGGTTCAGGATACCTCGGGGATCTCCTAG
- a CDS encoding amidohydrolase, with translation MHPDQSMCYTFSMDHATDLVLRNPDYLLTPQGPITGQDLWISRGAITAILPQGSPPPPGTPTPRSVDCRGKAAIPGFKNAHTHAAMTLLRGYGDDMPLQAWLQERIWPAEAHMTPEDIYWGTRLAALEMIKSGTTFANDMYFHPAQAAQAFTDAGIRAALGLALFDFDDPHRRAQVQDRLQDNLETIWPNRRKSPPEEPEQVFPVIAPHSIYTCSGELLQWCARQASENHLLYHIHMNETRREVDECLAARGVPPMEHLQNLGVLETMGDRVVAAHMVWLDPPELDIAARWGITAVHNPASNMKLASGCFPWQDYARRKAPLMLATDGTASNNNLDMFDEMKLAALLQKHHFQDSTRLPAEEILAIATGARSTVFEPWGVGGALTEGAPADIALIDLDHPQMVPVHNLQSNLVYSANGSVVDSVICNGRVLMENRQVPGEEEVLREARRCTRELVKRAAP, from the coding sequence ATGCATCCTGACCAGTCGATGTGCTACACTTTTTCCATGGACCACGCCACTGATCTGGTACTACGCAATCCCGACTACCTTCTCACTCCCCAAGGCCCCATCACCGGCCAGGACCTCTGGATATCCCGGGGAGCCATCACCGCGATCCTCCCCCAGGGCTCCCCCCCGCCCCCGGGCACACCCACGCCCCGCAGCGTGGACTGCCGGGGAAAAGCAGCAATCCCGGGATTCAAAAACGCCCACACCCACGCCGCCATGACCCTTCTGCGCGGATACGGCGACGACATGCCCCTCCAGGCCTGGCTCCAGGAGCGAATCTGGCCCGCCGAAGCCCACATGACCCCGGAAGATATCTACTGGGGGACACGCCTGGCCGCGCTGGAAATGATCAAAAGCGGCACAACCTTCGCCAACGACATGTACTTTCATCCGGCCCAAGCGGCCCAGGCCTTCACCGACGCCGGAATTCGGGCAGCCCTGGGGCTCGCCCTCTTCGATTTTGACGACCCCCACCGGCGAGCCCAGGTCCAGGATCGGCTCCAGGACAACCTGGAAACGATCTGGCCCAACCGCAGGAAATCCCCCCCGGAGGAGCCCGAACAGGTCTTCCCCGTGATAGCCCCCCACAGCATCTACACCTGCAGCGGCGAACTCCTGCAGTGGTGCGCCCGCCAGGCCAGCGAGAACCACCTGCTCTACCACATCCACATGAACGAAACCCGCCGGGAGGTCGATGAATGCCTGGCCGCCCGGGGTGTTCCCCCGATGGAGCATCTCCAGAACCTGGGAGTGCTGGAAACCATGGGAGACAGGGTTGTGGCAGCCCACATGGTCTGGCTGGACCCCCCGGAGCTGGATATCGCCGCCCGATGGGGCATCACCGCCGTGCACAACCCGGCAAGCAACATGAAGCTCGCCTCGGGGTGCTTCCCCTGGCAGGACTACGCCCGGCGAAAGGCCCCGCTGATGCTTGCCACAGACGGCACGGCCAGCAACAACAACCTGGACATGTTCGACGAGATGAAACTGGCAGCACTTCTGCAGAAGCACCACTTCCAGGACTCCACCCGCCTTCCCGCCGAAGAGATCCTGGCCATAGCAACGGGAGCACGGAGCACCGTCTTTGAACCCTGGGGCGTGGGCGGAGCCCTCACCGAAGGAGCCCCCGCCGATATCGCCCTGATCGATCTGGACCATCCCCAGATGGTGCCGGTCCACAACCTTCAGAGCAACCTTGTCTACAGCGCCAACGGATCCGTCGTCGACAGCGTAATCTGCAACGGCCGGGTCCTCATGGAAAACCGCCAGGTTCCCGGCGAAGAAGAAGTCCTGAGGGAGGCCCGCCGCTGCACCCGGGAACTCGTGAAACGAGCCGCCCCCTAG